The following are encoded together in the Pedobacter steynii genome:
- a CDS encoding DinB family protein has translation MEKKAMLKEMEETMTGWTEVLSSFNQEQLNMVPFEGSWTAGQIAKHLIMANFGFLEVLNGTEGETDRPADQKVARIKSDFLDFTTKMQSPDFILPKAIDYDKGILVSNIEELRGKLTEVILSSDLTKTCLAFEMPVYGYFTRWEAIYFVIYHSQRHLNQLKNIAKN, from the coding sequence ATGGAAAAGAAAGCAATGCTTAAAGAAATGGAGGAAACGATGACCGGATGGACGGAAGTGCTTTCCTCGTTTAATCAGGAACAACTCAACATGGTTCCATTTGAAGGTAGCTGGACAGCAGGACAGATCGCAAAACATTTGATCATGGCAAATTTTGGATTTCTGGAAGTATTGAATGGAACTGAAGGAGAAACTGACCGGCCTGCGGACCAGAAGGTAGCTCGGATAAAATCTGATTTTTTGGATTTTACGACAAAAATGCAATCTCCTGATTTTATACTCCCTAAAGCAATAGATTATGATAAGGGGATACTGGTCAGTAATATAGAAGAGCTGAGAGGTAAGCTGACAGAAGTTATTCTTTCTTCAGATCTCACCAAAACCTGTTTGGCATTTGAAATGCCAGTGTATGGATACTTTACCCGATGGGAAGCTATTTATTTTGTCATTTATCATAGCCAGCGCCATTTGAATCAGTTGAAAAATATCGCCAAAAACTAA
- a CDS encoding response regulator transcription factor — protein sequence MNRLIRIAVTDDQVMFRECLVNNIKSFENMQVMFEAGNGIELLNAMNNCGELKPDIVLMDLNMPEMNGMEATRELKIAFPDVRVIILSVHGEEKHITRMIQQGVNGYIAKNSELSELKNAIETTFHNGFYFNEMVLKTLQSGKLLNKANVRGFDAGSSLTQREKEILTLICQEFTTAEIADQLSISLRTVDGHRNNLLVKTGAKNVAGLVVFAFKNKIIDADL from the coding sequence ATGAACAGATTGATAAGAATAGCAGTTACCGATGACCAGGTAATGTTTAGGGAATGTCTTGTAAATAATATTAAAAGCTTCGAAAACATGCAGGTTATGTTTGAAGCTGGAAATGGGATAGAACTACTGAACGCGATGAATAATTGCGGTGAACTAAAGCCCGACATTGTGCTGATGGACCTGAACATGCCCGAAATGAATGGAATGGAAGCAACCAGGGAGTTAAAAATAGCTTTTCCGGATGTAAGAGTAATTATTTTATCCGTTCATGGAGAAGAGAAACACATTACCAGGATGATTCAACAGGGCGTTAATGGCTATATTGCTAAGAATTCCGAGTTAAGTGAGCTTAAAAATGCTATAGAAACGACCTTTCACAATGGTTTTTATTTCAATGAAATGGTTTTAAAAACCCTTCAATCCGGTAAACTGCTCAATAAAGCAAACGTAAGGGGATTCGATGCCGGCTCATCCCTTACCCAAAGGGAAAAAGAAATCCTGACTTTGATTTGTCAGGAATTCACCACTGCCGAGATAGCAGATCAACTCTCTATCAGTCTGAGGACTGTTGACGGGCACAGAAATAATCTATTGGTAAAAACAGGTGCTAAAAATGTAGCCGGTCTTGTCGTTTTTGCCTTTAAGAATAAAATTATTGATGCAGATCTATAG
- a CDS encoding sensor histidine kinase, which yields MATQEGIDVYFFMFTGMLVMFLLSAAVVVLFFVYQKKFYNQQVQLKETEADYQRKLTRNNIEKIEEERRRVAKDLHDEVGSIFSTLGMKIIQFEKKHHATSGSIELIKESKLLVDKGIMSVRRISHNMIPNELEMFGIAAAIEELCFQIEGSDDLEVDFDSQGLDKCGNQEIELALYRITQELISNTVKHAAAQHVEIKLLCNNGEIRYDYKDDGIGFDHEQIRRGLGLHNITNRVEMNGGDLSYHTAQKGFGISIHFPVKI from the coding sequence ATGGCAACGCAGGAAGGTATAGATGTCTACTTTTTTATGTTTACAGGCATGCTGGTTATGTTTCTGCTTAGTGCTGCAGTTGTGGTTCTCTTTTTTGTGTACCAGAAAAAATTCTATAATCAGCAGGTACAGTTAAAGGAAACAGAAGCAGATTATCAGAGAAAGCTAACCCGTAATAACATTGAGAAGATAGAAGAAGAAAGACGCAGAGTGGCTAAAGATCTTCATGATGAAGTAGGGAGTATTTTCTCTACACTAGGAATGAAGATCATACAATTTGAGAAAAAACACCATGCGACATCCGGAAGTATTGAACTGATTAAAGAAAGCAAACTTCTCGTAGACAAAGGCATTATGAGTGTCAGAAGAATTTCTCATAACATGATACCCAATGAGCTGGAGATGTTTGGAATCGCTGCAGCGATAGAAGAATTATGTTTCCAGATTGAAGGCTCAGATGACCTGGAAGTAGATTTTGATAGTCAGGGGCTTGATAAATGTGGAAATCAGGAAATAGAACTTGCCCTGTACCGCATTACTCAGGAATTAATCAGCAATACAGTAAAACATGCCGCCGCACAACATGTAGAAATTAAACTGCTTTGTAATAATGGCGAAATACGATATGATTACAAAGATGATGGCATAGGCTTTGATCATGAGCAGATACGCAGGGGATTGGGTTTACACAACATAACCAATCGGGTAGAAATGAATGGTGGTGACCTGAGTTATCATACCGCACAAAAGGGATTTGGGATTTCCATACATTTTCCTGTTAAAATTTAA